The following proteins are encoded in a genomic region of Fusarium keratoplasticum isolate Fu6.1 chromosome 9, whole genome shotgun sequence:
- a CDS encoding Transcription elongation factor SPT4, with protein MTSTNFVSPGQQRYLRACMVCSIVMTYNRFRDEGCPNCDEFLHLAGSQDQIESCTSQVFEGVITLANPARSWIAKYQRLDGYVPGMYAIKVSGQLPDDVRSTLEDEYRIQYIPRDGTEAEADA; from the exons ATGACGTCTACGAATTTCGTCTCCCCCGGCCAGCAGCGCTATCTGCGCGCGTGCATGGTCTGCTCCATCGTCATGACCTACAAC CGATTCCGCGACGAAGGCTGCCCCAACTGCGACGAGTTCCTCCACCTCGCTGGCTCCCAGGACCAGATCGAAAGCTGCACCTCGCAGGTCTTTGAAGGTGTCATCACCCTCGCCAACCCTGCGCGCTCGTGGATAGCGAAGTACCAGCGACTCGACGGCTACGTTCCAGGCATGTACGCCATCAAGGTGTCGGGTCAGCTGCCTGATGACGTTCGGTCGACTCTTGAGGACGAATACAGAATACAATACATCCC GCGCGACGGTAcagaggccgaggcggaTGCTTAG
- a CDS encoding FCP1-like proteiny domain-containing protein — MSHKLLTAASLSIRRSLGAYTSRIVRHSQSYSSSSHYVPGLLPSKTMTGYTTSMAPAPVAIPGLTLAAQSVDAAPKKKPYVIPRIRNRRSKTPSGPRDEANSADARQNRVSSPPKVPSNESGGVPNPTPQYMAQAHLEPRRLAQPRRILIVMDLNGTLLHRPNKRRPFHFVERPHAKAFMSYCLDTFHVAIWSSARPDNVSKMVDQLLTPEQRERCLLVWGRDTFGLCKADYDTKVQVYKRLTSVWSDPRIMAAHPAVQTGGKWDQTNTILVDDSLEKARSEPFNLLQIPEFSGLSTEMPNVLPQVHDYLNNLAHEADISRFVCQSPFKLDPAYTLEQAPAKPKAKQKTSAKAD, encoded by the exons ATGTCACACAAGCTTTTGACAGCAGCATCTTTGAGTATCCGTCGCTCGCTCGGCGCCTACACCTCGCGCATCGTTAGACACTCGCAGTCTtactcttcctcgtcgcatTATGTCCCTGGTCTGCTCCCGTCCAAGACAATGACGGGATATACTACTTCTATGGCGCCTGCGCCCGTCGCGATACCTGGCCTCACACTCGCTGCGCAATCAGTAGACGCAgcgccaaagaagaagccctACGTTATTCCGAGAATACGAAATCGTCGGTCCAA AACTCCTTCCGGCCCCAGAGATGAAGCCAATTCCGCAGACGCCAGACAAAACCGCGTCTCCTCGCCTCCAAAAGTCCCCAGCAATGAATCCGGCGGTGTCCCAAACCCAACACCCCAATACATGGCCCAGGCCCATCTCGAACCCCGTCGCCTAGCCCAGCCGCGCcgcatcctcatcgtcatggaCCTCAACggcaccctcctccaccgcccCAACAAGCGCCGCCCCTTCCACTTCGTCGAGCGCCCTCACGCGAAAGCATTCATGTCCTACTGCCTCGACACCTTCCACGTGGCCATCTGGTCCTCGGCCCGCCCCGACAACGTGAGCAAGATGGTTGATCAGCTGCTCACTCCGGAGCAGCGCGAGCGATGCCTCCTCGTCTGGGGCCGCGACACCTTTGGCCTCTGCAAGGCCGACTACGACACCAAAGTCCAGGTCTACAAGCGCCTCACCAGCGTCTGGTCCGACCCCCGCATCATGGCGGCTCACCCTGCGGTTCAGACTGGTGGCAAGTGGGATCAGACAAACACCATTCTCGTCGACGACTCGCTCGAAAAGGCCCGGAGCGAGCCCTTCAATCTTCTCCAGATCCCCGAGTTCTCTGGTCTGTCCACCGAGATGCCCAATGTCCTGCCTCAGGTTCACGATTACCTGAACAACCTCGCCCACGAGGCCGACATTAGTCGATTCGTCTGTCAATCGCCCTTTAAACTCGACCCAGCCTATACTCTAGAACAAGCCCCGGCCAAGCCCAAAGCCAAACAAAAGACCTCAGCCAAAGCTGACTGA
- a CDS encoding Fe2OG dioxygenase domain-containing protein, translated as MVKTKIETVDELVDETLSDGNSDGSDDSDGSDDSHVLTDEELIGASLLNTRTSEPFASNYTLDPECKASIHVPDVGLIDMPLKESQARQLIAKAHPPAPHGHGGDITTDTSAGKIWELDLNQFGFGAGWPVLLYHVCRVVNPPNSWRPPVQVEVEKMVISKRAPRTRHTLNRDYLSANGQYCLRDQDLGRAQLLRAACSELPIEVFVGSFEGKAKPRGEDVYRIKTLVDLDDHMVARDLTFDEKHILDPDSFGEVKGKGVKDKDVCRYSAFLSPSDGTMSLTPETQFIALVPHDVLASFLKCDGEIPPGTLEPLMAFFARSSMRPGASKCVLDTLLHLSRQLEFIEAISGKTLALCLKAFVQFGEFEYFRAAVMHHQSTLPLSFFEWLRGWIVASPDKALERFMNIRQGASLAISSCESPTNQFKFITRLVPPPSRDLAGEVETPKLVLGWAREMIRSCLDSMGSGNLGQEAGSLIADLSLYFSDPAAFLTEAALPKFRGMSNPLPFHLRFLDQLRNLIVKEGLPEREYSHLFKETFRWLIETADFAQLSGQVSGEKSKAVNQDQLGYKVKDVRITNFLVRLIKSSTKPDDLVSLFASKIVADAPRFRATELATLWMPLLCEVPGKLIENKIPLNTPCYQQLCSALFKSLLDNLVGPEPVDTESQARGSVSCGCVYCTQLNEFLADSSQSVGTLPIARTEREHLKDGIKSAGVDCKCEAVPGDSPCTLMTKAPSPQHVENRKAWVSRQETAYNLLRKMEKSHLEQLLGPDHSLFLGLERTVHPPATPQPGAGMKRKVSDTDIVDLGGEKKKNLKITSFFTKK; from the exons ATGGTGAAGACGAAGATAGAGACGGTCGACGAGCTCGTCGACGAGACGCTTAGCGATGGCAATAGTGACGGCAGTGACGACAGTGACGGCAGTGACGACAGCCACGTTTTgaccgacgaggagctgaTTGGCGCCTCTCTGCTCAACACCCGGACCTCAGAGCCATTCGCATCCAATTACACGCTCGATCCTGAATGCAAAGCCTCCATACATGTCCCCGACGTCGGTTTGATCGATATGCCTCTCAAAGAATCGCAGGCCCGCCAATTGATTGCAAAAGCGCATCCCCCGGCGCCGCATGGCCACGGAGGCGATATCACCACTGACACTTCTGCTGGGAAGATATGGGAGCTGGATCTAAACCAATTCGGCTTTGGGGCAGGGTGGCCAGTACTCCTGTATCACGTATGCCGCGTCGTCAACCCGCCGAATTCTTGGCGGCCCCCAGTCcaggtcgaggttgagaagatggtCATATCGAAAAGGGCGCCACGTACAAGACACACACTGA ATCGAGACTACCTCTCAGCCAACGGTCAATATTGCCTACGAGACCAAGACTTGGGCCGAGCCCAGCTTCTGAGAGCGGCGTGCAGCGAGCTGCCCATCGAGGTCTTTGTTGGATCGTTTGAGGGGAAGGCTAAGCCACGCGGCGAGGATGTCTACAGAATAAAAACCCTggtcgaccttgatgatcaCATGGTGGCGCGAGATCTCACATTTGACGAGAAGCACATTCTTGACCCGGACAGTTTCGGCGAGGTCAAGGGCAA GGGTGTAAAAGACAAAGACGTGTGTCGGTATAGTGCCTTCCTCTCCCCTTCGGATGGCACGATGTCACTAACCCCCGAGACTCAGTTCATCGCCCTGGTCCCCCATGACGTATTGGCCTCATTCCTAAAGTGTGATGGCGAGATACCGCCCGGCACCCTTGAGCCACTCATGGCATTCTTTGCCAGGTCGTCCATGCGCCCCGGAGCCTCAAAGTGTGTGCTCGATACCTTGCTGCATCTCTCCAGACAGCTAGAATTTATAGAAGCAATATCTGGCAAAACCTTGGCGCTCTGCCTCAAGGCCTTTGTTCAGTTTGGAGAGTTTGAGTATTTCAGAGCGGCTGTTATGCACCACCAGAGCACATTACCATTATCCTTCTTTGAATGGCTGCGAGGCTGGATAGTGGCTAGCCCTGACAAGGCCCTTGAGCGATTCATGAACATTCGGCAAGG GGCATCACTCGCCATCTCATCGTGCGAATCTCCGACCAACCAGTTCAAGTTCATAACCCGATTGGTACCTCCCCCCTCAAGAGACTTGGCTGGTGAAGTCGAAACACCAAAACTCGTGCTTGGCTGGGCTCGAGAAATGATCCGCTCCTGCCTGGACAGCATGGGGTCGGGTaaccttggccaagaagcgggATCGCTCATTGCAGACCTTTCACTATATTTCAGCGATCCGGCCGCCTTCCTGACGGAGGC CGCCTTGCCCAAGTTCAGGGGCATGTCCAACCCACTCCCGTTCCATCTCAGGTTCTTGGACCAATTGAGGAACCTGATCGTCAAGGAGGGGCTGCCCGAGAGGGAATACTCGCATCTATTCAAGGAAACGTTCCGTTGGCTCATTGAAACGGCAGATTTCGCCCAGTTGTCCGGCCAGGTGTCTGGCGAAAAGTCAAAAGCCGTCAACCAAGATCAGCTTGGATACAAGGTCAAAGATGTGAGGATTACCAACTTTCTCGTCCGCCTCATCAAGAGTAGCACCAAGCCGGATGACCTCGTGTCTCTATTCGCTTCCAAAATCGTCGCCGATGCTCCACGGTTTCGAGCCACTGAGCTCGCGACATTGTGGATGCCCTTGCTTTGCGAAGTCCCTGGCAAACTCATCGAAAATAAGATACCCCTCAACACGCCCTGTTACCAACAGTTGTGCTCTGCCTTGTTCAAATCTCTCCTCGACAACTTGGTTGGCCCCGAGCCTGTCGATACTGAAAGCCAGGCGCGAGGCAGCGTAAGTTGTGGCTGCGTCTACTGCACGCAACTGAACGAGTTCCTTGCCGATTCATCACAAAGCGTCGGTACTCTTCCTATAGCCAGGACAGAACGAGAGCACCTAAAAGACGGGATCAAGTCAGCAGGCGTCGACTGCAAGTGCGAGGCAGTGCCGGGGGACAGCCCTTGCACGCTCATGACCAAGGCGCCGTCTCCGCAGCATGTCGAGAACCGTAAGGCCTGGGTTAGTCGGCAGGAGACTGCCTACAACCTactgaggaagatggaaaAGAGTCATCTCGAACAACTACTCGGTCCTGATCACTCACTATTCCTCGGCCTAGAGCGGACGGTACATCCGCCAGCGACGCCACAACCCGGCGCTGGGATGAAGCGGAAGGTGTCGGATACTGACATTGTCGACTTGGGtggtgagaagaagaagaacttgAAGATAACTAGCTTTTTCACCAAGAAGTGA
- a CDS encoding C2H2-type domain-containing protein, protein MPKAEVGSTKYIANRMKSKGLQRLRWYCQVCEKQCRDANGYKMHTQSESHVRQMLIVGEDAKKYISDYSNQFQRDFLLLLRTGHGEKQVHINHFYQEYIANKEHIHMNATKWSSLTEFAKHLGREGICRVEENEKGVHISWIDKSPESLRRQEALRRKEAQDQGNEEVEQRMIREQIKRAQAAAGTRDENKEEDSEARELKRQEGEKITLSFGPKPAAPATTSTESPAPDTTATEGETPEASKATTDKGKEAEPAPAKPSGFGGISMKLGGKPQAKNVFAQAKKNALSSGSKKPAKIEQPKKMSEAERIMKEEMEKKRSRESAGFSFGMGSGKKQRNN, encoded by the coding sequence ATGCCCAAAGCAGAGGTCGGCTCGACGAAATACATCGCCAACCGCATGAAGTCCAAGGGGCTTCAGCGGTTGCGATGGTATTGCCAGGTGTGCGAAAAGCAATGCAGAGATGCTAACGGCTATAAAATGCACACTCAGTCCGAGAGCCATGTTCGACAAATGCTCAtcgtcggcgaggatgcgAAGAAGTACATCAGCGACTACAGCAATCAGTTCCAGCGCGACTTTCTCCTGCTCCTCAGAACCGGCCATGGCGAGAAGCAGGTCCACATCAACCACTTCTACCAGGAATACATCGCCAACAAGGAGCACATCCACATGAACGCGACGAAATGGTCCTCCCTGACAGAATTCGCCAAACACTTGGGTCGCGAGGGAATCTGCCGGGTTGAGGAGAACGAGAAGGGTGTACACATCTCTTGGATCGACAAGTCCCCCGAGTCTCTGCGACGACAGGAAGCTCTGAGGCGAAAGGAGGCGCAGGATCAAGGCAACGAGGAGGTCGAGCAGCGCATGATCCGCGAACAGATTAAGCGCGCGCAAGCGGCCGCCGGAACCCGAGACGAaaacaaggaggaggattCCGAGGCTCGTGAGCTGAAGCGACAAGAGGGCGAGAAGATTACGCTGTCTTTCGGCCCCAAGCCTGCCGCACCTGCGACAACTTCTACCGAGAGCCCCGCGCCCGACACGACCGCGACGGAAGGAGAAACGCCAGAAGCATCGAAAGCGACTACGGATAAGggcaaggaggctgagccAGCACCTGCAAAGCCCAGCGGCTTCGGGGGCATCTCGATGAAACTCGGTGGCAAACCTCAAGCCAAGAACGTATTTGCCCAGGCCAAAAAGAATGCCCTCTCGTCCGGTTCGAAGAAGCCCGCCAAGATAgagcagcccaagaagatgagcgaGGCAGAGCGCATtatgaaggaggagatggaaaAAAAGCGGTCCAGGGAATCGGCGGGCTTCAGTTTCGGCATGGGCTCTGGAAAGAAGCAGAGAAACAACTAG
- a CDS encoding ABC1 domain-containing protein: protein MRFVDFAIDLAAVLNASRGVAAKHVALRGRQLENYSRTSSVAAALRNRAAQRGAYERTAAAEESDEVVYEQAAPAEQATEPTVETPKDRVQTQEVKAEATRTEKTPFDAGIPSLRPNPLQQAAPKSTEEELDLPPGIDVNIFHTTRGSMILDQLKKKGRPGAPPPRPGAGGPAKEHPLRNWPLPPPVQPEQSFKPAPEKPREAEVKVEETPIQPVTKPVEELATPAEEPVTPQPEETPKASIPAEEVAAPQPEAPSKPEPEKVDEKIDEEVVQAAKEMVGEPVPPQTPAYSLRESKVPSSRISRIWNYGGLAAGMLGGAMTEGVSRAFGGGGEGSILLSGKNMERLVAKLSRMRGAALKLGQMMSFQDTKMLPAPIQEVLQRVQDRADYMPAWQRDRVLAANLGAEWRDLFSEFEEKPIAAASIGQVHKAVLKNGNRVAVKIQFPGVADSINSDLDNLSILLTATKLLPKGLYLNKTIDNARLELGWECDYEREAKCAQRYQELLSSEQDVFLVPSVYPEASGKQVLTMDFMDGIGVTRITSFTQEQRDWIGTQILRLCLREITEFRFMQTDPNWTNFLYNADLEKLELLDFGASREYPEEFVTQYVQLLAAASRSDKAAVKDLSEKLGYLTGLESRTMVEAHTKSVLTLAEPFLASAPEVYDFKDQTITERVKALIPVMLHERLAPPPEETYSLHRKLSGAFLLCARLGSKVRCREMFEEALAKGGYLDA, encoded by the coding sequence ATGAGGTTCGTCGACTTCGCCATCGACCTCGCAGCGGTGCTCAATGCCTCCCGGGGCGTCGCCGCAAAGCATGTCGCCCTCCGGGGTCGGCAGCTCGAGAATTATAGCCGGACGTCGAGTGTTGCTGCGGCGCTAAGGAATAGAGCTGCGCAGAGGGGAGCTTATGAGAGGACGGCTGCTGCGGAGGAGAGCGATGAGGTCGTTTACGAGCAGGCTGCGCCGGCTGAGCAAGCTACGGAACCGACAGTCGAGACGCCGAAGGATCGAGTACAGACACAAGAGGTTAAGGCGGAGGCTACAAGGACGGAAAAGACACCGTTTGATGCTGGTATTCCCAGTCTCAGGCCGAATCCGCTGCAACAAGCTGCTCCCAAGTCAACAGAGGAGGAACTCGATCTACCACCAGGAATCGACGTCAATATCTTTCACACCACAAGAGGGTCCATGATATTGGATCAATTGAAGAAAAAAGGCAGACCGGGAGCTCCCCCGCCGcggcctggagctggaggcccTGCGAAGGAGCATCCTCTACGCAATTGGCCCCTACCACCTCCAGTACAACCTGAGCAGAGCTTCAAGCCAGCTCCTGAGAAGCCTCGAGAGGctgaggtcaaggttgaggagacaCCGATCCAACCGGTAACTAAGCCTGTAGAGGAATTGGCTACTCCTGCGGAGGAACCGGTCACGCCTCAGCCAGAGGAGACTCCCAAGGCATCAATTCCTGCGGAGGAAGTGGCTGCACCTCAGCCAGAGGCTCCCTCAAAACCTGAGCCCGAGAAGGTTGACGAGAAgattgatgaggaggttgtccAAGCTGCAAAGGAGATGGTCGGCGAACCTGTACCACCCCAGACTCCAGCATATTCTCTCAGAGAGTCCAAGGTCCCATCCTCCCGCATCAGCCGAATCTGGAACTATGGCGGTCTCGCAGCAGGCATGCTTGGAGGGGCCATGACCGAGGGCGTCAGCCGAGCCTTTGGCGGCGGAGGTGAAGGATCTATCCTGCTCAGCGGCAAGAACATGGAGCGTCTCGTCGCAAAGCTCTCGCGCATGCGTGGTGCCGCTTTGAAGCTCGGTcagatgatgagcttccAGGACACCAAGATGCTCCCGGCTCCTATCCAGGAGGTGCTGCAGCGTGTTCAGGACCGCGCTGACTACATGCCTGCCTGGCAGCGTGACCGTGTCCTCGCTGCCAACCTTGGTGCTGAGTGGCGAGACCTGTTTagcgagtttgaggagaagcccatTGCTGCGGCGTCTATCGGTCAGGTGCACAAGGCGGTCCTCAAGAACGGCAACCGAGTCGCCGTCAAGATCCAGTTCCCTGGTGTTGCTGACTCTATCAACTCGGATCTGGACAACCTGAGCATCCTTctcacggccaccaagcTCCTGCCCAAGGGCCTGTATCTCAACAAGACCATCGACAACGCTcggcttgagcttggttgGGAGTGCGACTATGAGCGCGAGGCCAAGTGCGCCCAACGCTACCAAGAGCTCCTCAGCTCTGAGCAAGATGTGTTCCTTGTACCTTCAGTCTACCCCGAGGCTTCGGGCAAGCAGGTGCTCACCATGGACTTTATGGACGGCATCGGTGTGACACGCATCACGTCGTTTACACAGGAGCAGCGAGACTGGATCGGAACCCAGATTCTTCGCCTGTGCCTCCGCGAGATCACAGAGTTCCGTTTCATGCAGACGGACCCCAACTGGACAAACTTTCTCTACAATGctgacctcgagaagcttgagctACTCGACTTTGGCGCCTCGCGCGAGTACCCTGAGGAGTTTGTGACTCAGTACGTCCAACTCCTCGCCGCTGCGTCGCGCTCTGACAAGGCGGCCGTCAAGGACCTGTCGGAGAAGCTGGGCTACCTGACGGGCCTCGAGAGCCGGACAATGGTGGAAGCACACACAAAGTCTGTTCTTACCCTGGCAGAGCCATTCCTGGCCAGTGCTCCCGAGGTGTACGACTTCAAGGACCAGACCATCACGGAGCGcgtcaaggccctcatcCCCGTCATGCTTCATGAGCGACTAGCACCCCCGCCAGAGGAGACTTACAGTCTGCACCGCAAGCTGAGCGGCGCGTTTCTACTCTGCGCAAGACTGGGCAGCAAGGTGCGGTGCAGGGAGATGTTTGAGGAGGCCCTCGCCAAGGGGGGTTACCTCGATGCTTGA
- a CDS encoding RRNA biogenesis protein RRP36, whose translation MAFKRKSTALGLERRVRPRREDQWEEDPESQSSSSEDDDEVEEEGIRGQHDEDEDDEGSDSEEGSEDESEPEEQTPKVDLSSISFGALAKAQASLPSSSRRSKSSKQTTETSRTETTPAPRKSTRSKDDPKPKRSSKHAPQEQSSKKPVSRRREIIPDTRRQYRDPRFDPLVGKVDEEKASRAYAFLDEYREKEMSDLRAQIKKTKDTHAKEDLKRQLQAMESRKKARKRKEEEENLLKEHRKKEKELVAQGKTPFYLKRSEQKKQLLVKRYEGMSKGQVDRAIERKRKKVAGKEKKELDWLQGARERG comes from the exons ATGGCTTTCAAGCGCAAGTCGACAGCGCTGGggttggagaggagggtgcGTCCGAGAAGGGAGGATCAGTGGGAGGAGGATCCGGAGAGTCAGAGTTCTTCGagtgaggatgatgatgaggttgaggaggagggtatTCGAGGTCAAcacgacgaggatgaagatgatgaaggctCAGACTCGGAAGAAGGTTCAGAAGATGAATCTGAG CCCGAAGAACAAACCCCCAAAGTCGACctctcctcaatctccttcgGCGCCCTCGCAAAAGCTCAAGCATCcctcccatcctcctcccgtCGCTCAAAATCCTCCAAGCAAACGACCGAAACCTCACGCACAGAAACAACCCCCGCACCTCGAAAATCTACCAGATCAAAGGACGACCCCAAGCCAAAGCGCTCCTCTAAGCACGCGCCCCAGGAGCAGTCCTCCAAGAAGCCTGTCTCGCGCCGTCGCGAGATTATTCCCGATACGAGGCGGCAGTACCGCGATCCGCGATTTGATCCCCTTGTAGGAAAGGTGGATGAGGAAAAGGCCAGCAGGGCGTATGCATTCCTGGACGAGTACCGCGAAAAGGAAATGTCCGATCTCCGCGCACAGATCAAAAAGACCAAGGACACCCACGCAAAAGAAGATCTAAAGCGACAGCTCCAAGCGATGGAGTCACGGAAAAAGGCCCGCAAgcgcaaggaggaggaggaaaaccTGCTAAAGGAGCacaggaagaaggagaaggaactCGTGGCGCAGGGAAAGACGCCCTTCTACCTCAAGAGGAGcgagcagaagaagcagctcctGGTGAAGCGGTACGAGGGCATGAGCAAGGGGCAGGTCGACAGGGCTAtcgagaggaagaggaagaaggttgcgggcaaggagaagaaggagctggaTTGGCTTCAGGGGGCGAGGGAGCGTGGTTAA
- a CDS encoding Serine/threonine-protein phosphatase encodes MSQKAVDLKNQGNKAFGHGDYPAAVDLYTKAIELNDKEPLFFTNRAQAYIKTEAYGYAIADATKALELNPKLVKAYYRRGLAKTAILRPKEAIDDFKTCVSLDPNNKDARLKLEECKKIVRQLAFFAAIEVGDEPSAAEGLDLDSMVVEPGYDGVRLGDEMTQEFIDDMIERFKTGKKIHRKYVYQIIIAVKKLVYDEPTMVEVEIPDDVQLTVCGDTHGQYFDLMELFRRNGTPSDKHWYLFNGDFVDRGSWSTEIALLLYAYKWLRPNQFFLNRGNHETDDMNRVYGFEGECKAKYNERVFKLFSESFSALALATLIGKKYLVLHGGLFSDDNITLDDIRKLNRHNQRQPGQAGLMMEMLWTDPQEENGRGPSKRGVGMQFGPDITKKFCEKNGLEAVIRSHEVRMDGYEVQHDGRCITVFSAPRYCDSTENRGAYINIGPDYKLKYEQFDAVPHPDIKPMAYAQSSLMSSLM; translated from the exons ATGTCGCAAAAGGCTGTCGACCTCAAGAACCAGGGCAACAAGGCCTTTGGCCACGGCGATTACCCCGCCGCAGTTGACCTGtacaccaaggccatcgagcTGAACGACAAGGAGCCGTTGTTCTTCACCAACCGAGCGCAG GCGTACATCAAGACTGAAGCGTACGGTTACGCCATCGCCGACGCcaccaaggccctcgagctCAACCCCAAGCTGGTCAAG GCCTACTACCGACGAGGTCTAGCCAAGACTGCGATCCTGCGACCCAAGGAAGCCATCGACGACTTCAAGACCTGCGTTAGCCTGGATCCTAACAACAAGGATGCACGACTGAAGTTGGAAGAATGCAAGAAAATTGTTCGACAGTTGGCATTCTTTGCCGCTATTGAGGTCGGCGATGAGCCTTCTGCGGCCGAgggtcttgacctcgactcTATGGTTGTCGAGCCTGGCTATGACGGCGTGCGACTAGGCGACGAGATGACACAAGAGTTCATTGACGACATGATCGAGCGGTTCAAGACTGGCAAGAAGATCCACCGCAAATACGTCTACCAAATCATCATTgccgtcaagaagctcgtgTACGACGAGCCCACCAtggtcgaggttgagatcCCTGATGACGTCCAACTGACTGTCTGCGGTGATACCCACG GCCAATACTTTGATCTCATGGAGCTGTTCCGCCGCAATGGCACACCTAGCGACAAGCACTGGTATCTGTTTAACGGTGACTTTGTGGACCGAGGGTCTTGGTCAACTGAGATTGCTCTGCTGCTCTACGCTTACAAGTGGCTGCGACCTAACCAGTTCTTCCTGAACCGTGGAAACCACGAGACAGACGACATGAACCGAGTCTACGGCTTCGAGGGCGAGTGCAAGGCCAAGTACAACGAGAG GGTCTTTAAGCTGTTCTCTGAGAGTTTCTCTGCTCTGGCGCTGGCTACCCTCATTGGCAAGAAGTACCTGGTCCTCCACGGAGGCTTGTTCTCCGACGACAACATCACACTCGATGACATTCGAAAACTGAACCGACACAACCAGCGACAACCAGGCCAGGCTGGtctgatgatggagatgctcTGGACGGACCCCCAGGAGGAGAACGGCCGAGGACCCAGCAAGCGCGGTGTCGGTATGCAGTTCGGGCCCGACATCACGAAGAAGTTTTGCGAGAAGAACGGCCTTGAGGCTGTTATCCGAAGTCACGAGGTTCGCATGGATGGTTATGAGGTTCAGCACGATGGCCGTTGTATTACTG TCTTCTCTGCTCCTCGATACTGCGACTCGACGGAGAACAGGGGTGCCTATATCAACATCGGCCCCGACTATAAGCTCAAGTATGAGCAGTTCGATGCCGTACCGCATCCCGACATTAAGCCCATG GCATATGCTCAGAGCTCACTCATGTCTTCTCTCATGTAA
- a CDS encoding Splicing factor YJU2, with product MSERKVLQKYYPPDFNPNDITRRRGPKASGPRVQTVRLMAPWSMKCTTCGEYIYKGRKFNSRKETPVDEKYLGIQVFFFSIRCTRCSAEIRFRTDPKNNDYAIVSGAVRSMEPWRNRAAEEETDEERLNRLEREEAEAAGEEEKDAMADLEAKNADAQREMAAADALDEIRQRNARINRSEKEGIDFADSIIRSEDEERERQEREDDEAAKRAFAAARAQLDTVTEDGPAEQAAESSAGPSPSAGAVVVANPEPEAAAPSFKRVVKKKKNHSALLGIKKKPSLV from the exons ATGTCAGAGCGAAAG GTCCTCCAGAAGTACTACCCGCCTGACTTCAACCCCAATGATATCACCCGAAGGAGGGGACCGAAGGCTTCAGGGCCCCGAGTGCAGACAGTTCGT CTTATGGCACCCTGGTCAATGAAATGCACTACCTG TGGCGAGTACATCTACAAAG GAAGGAAGTTCAACAGTAGAAAAGAAACTCCCGTCGACGAAAAGTACCTTGGAATTCAAGTGTTTTTTTTCTCCATTCGATGTACTCGATGCAGCGCTGAAATCAGGTTCCGAACTGACCCGAAAAACAACGATTATGCCATAGTGTCGGGGGCGGTCCGAAGCATGGAACCATGGCGCAACCGCGCTGCGGAGGAGGAAACTGACGAAGAAAGGCTTAATCGGCTGGAGCgcgaggaggcagaggccgcaggcgaggaggagaaggatgccatGGCGGAtctggaggccaagaacgcGGACGCGCAGCGAGAGATGGCGGCAGCAGACGCACTGGACGAGATTCGACAACGAAACGCACGCATCAACCGATCAGAAAAAGAGGGTATCGACTTTGCTGATTCGATCATACGaagcgaggacgaggagcggGAGCGACAGGAGAGGGAGGACGATGAAGCGGCCAAGAGGGCATTTGCTGCGGCGCGAGCGCAGCTGGACACAGTTACCGAAGACGGCCCCGCAGAACAGGCAGCAGAGAGTAGCGCAGGACCATCACCAAGCGCGGGTGCGGTTGTGGTGGCAAACCCAGAACCAGAGGCAGCAGCTCCGTCGTTCAAGCGAgtcgtcaagaagaagaagaatcaTTCGGCTCTGCTTGgaatcaagaagaagccatcgcTGGTTTAA